In Brachypodium distachyon strain Bd21 chromosome 2, Brachypodium_distachyon_v3.0, whole genome shotgun sequence, one genomic interval encodes:
- the LOC100843759 gene encoding uncharacterized acetyltransferase At3g50280 codes for MAPPVSADAVVVEAAPAAAASKVAVLNQMVCTSVVPAAPIVTVVSKQTVVPEGVWAATGDLKLSVSDMPMLSCHYIQKGLFFPKPPVGMPITASLATALARALAVFPALAGRLVTLPDDRIVIRCDEGASVELYHAVAPALSLADFLVPDADVPTRLTKDLFPMDRTVSYEGHRRRLTSFQVTVLGDGAVFVGFVANHAVVDGTSFWHFFNTWAGLCRGAEAPEVQPPDFRRNFFGDSTAVLRFPGSEGPAVTFDAAAPLRERVIHFSAAAIRDMKAAANRRKTSGRAKDNAEVNGKLAHDSREISSFQSLCAHMWRAVTRARLRLSADAVTTFRMAVNCRHRLRPSISPLYFGNAIQSVATHATVSELASEDFPWAAAKLHATVVAHEDGAIRQAAADWEAAPRCFPLGNPDGAALTMGSSPRFPMYDGNDFGWGRALAVRSGRANKFDGKMSAFPGQAGDGSVDVEVCLAPDTMARLLGDEEFLQYVSRAPL; via the coding sequence ATGGCTCCGCCGGTGTCCGCCGACGCCGTTGTGGTCGAGGCTGCCCCTGCTGCGGCAGCGTCCAAGGTGGCCGTGCTAAACCAGATGGTCTGCACGAGCGTAGTACCGGCGGCGCCGATCGTCACCGTCGTCTCCAAGCAGACCGTTGTGCCAGAGGGCGTGTGGGCAGCAACAGGAGACCTCAAGCTGTCCGTCTCCGACATGCCCATGCTGTCGTGCCACTACATTCAGAAGGGCCTGTTCTTCCCCAAGCCTCCAGTTGGCATGCCAATCACTGCCAGCCTCGCGACGGCGCTCGCCCGCGCGCTCGCTGTCTTCCCGGCGCTCGCCGGACGGCTCGTCACGCTCCCCGACGACCGCATCGTCATCCGGTGCGACGAAGGCGCGTCCGTGGAGTTGTACCACGCGGTGGCGCCTGCTCTGTCGCTGGCCGATTTCCTCGTGCCGGACGCCGACGTGCCGACCAGGCTGACCAAAGACCTGTTCCCCATGGACCGCACCGTGAGCTACGagggccaccgccgccggctcaCGTCCTTCCAGGTGACCGTgctcggcgacggcgccgtctTCGTTGGCTTCGTCGCCAACCACGCCGTCGTGGACGGCACCTCCTTCTGGCACTTCTTCAACACGTGGGCCGGGCTTTGCCGCGGCGCGGAGGCTCCGGAAGTACAGCCGCCAGACTTCCGCCGCAACTTCTTCGGCGACTCCACGGCCGTCCTCCGCTTCCCCGGAAGCGAGGGCCCCGCGGTGACGTTCGACGCCGCGGCGCCCCTCCGCGAGCGCGTCATCCACTTCAGCGCCGCGGCGATCCGCGACATGAAGGCAGCGGCCAACCGCAGAAAAACCAGTGGTCGAGCTAAAGATAATGCCGAGGTTAACGGCAAGCTCGCCCATGACTCGAGGGAGATCTCCTCGTTCCAGTCGCTGTGCGCGCACATGTGGAGGGCCGTGACGCGGGCGCGGCTGCGTCTGTCGGCGGACGCGGTCACCACGTTCCGCATGGCCGTCAACTGCCGGCACCGGCTGCGCCCGAGCATCTCCCCGCTCTACTTCGGCAACGCGATCCAGAGCGTGGCGACGCACGCCACGGTGTCCGAGCTGGCTTCCGAGGACTTTCCCTGGGCGGCGGCAAAGCTGCACGCGACCGTGGTGGCGCACGAGGACGGAGCCATCCGGCAGGCCGCGGCGGACTGGGAGGCCGCGCCCAGGTGCTTCCCGCTGGGCAACCCGGACGGCGCGGCGCTCACCATGGGCAGCTCGCCACGGTTCCCCATGTACGACGGGAACGACTTCGGGTGGGGCCGCGCGCTGGCCGTGCGGAGCGGCCGCGCCAACAAGTTCGACGGCAAGATGTCGGCGTTCCCGGGACAGGCCGGGGACGGCAGCGTCGACGTCGAGGTGTGCCTCGCGCCGGACACCATGGCGCGACTCCTCGGGGACGAGGAATTCCTGCAGTACGTGTCCCGTGCACCGTTGTGA
- the LOC100826542 gene encoding uncharacterized protein LOC100826542, with translation MGFQVAAVVPSPRAPSTASSSPSTSSRTPSLSGAGCARLARSRAPFSLGGGRRRGGEVRRALSASLDGMGGGGETEFLRRIEELAASAGVRTWPPNVERSASSVALPVSLRMLKRKKQQRQVAPPPRPQSMWDERLLGSSAGESVGRAFSSMVLIVRELQSFALQQMRESLLCGDDLQGVLARAHGEMHASFVWLFQHIFAGTPALMLSLMLLLANFTVHSMGHSVAAAAAVPPTPPTASAAATLVDYTEASNPRFDAASVRTFSVGRTASVDGGSGGGGKVRPVAGAQGDDRWDDSHHSLSRVAPQQPAPLAGTGAEKILPEDEQAIWERMVAEASRMQANAELTDPDLLGNLVAPVEAEMETEDLAEFARTEQRYELAVSEEPYNSLVLANFAQFLYLTRKDHRRAEHYFERAVQAEPTDAEARSRYATFLWKARDDVEAAEENYLEAIAADPGNAHYAAAYANFLWNTGGDETCYPLD, from the exons ATGGGCTTCCAGGTTGCGGCCGTCGTGCCATCGCCCCGCGCGCCCTCCACCGCTTCGTCGTCGCCTTCGACATCCTCGCGAACTCCATCACTCAGCGGTGCCGGCTGCGCCAGGCTCGCGAGATCCCGGGCGCCCTTCAGTTTGGGTGGCGGTCGCCGGCGTGGAGGCGAGGTGCGGCGTGCGCTGAGCGCTAGCTTGGATGGcatgggaggcggcggggaaaCGGAGTTCCTGAGAAGGATCGAGGAGctcgcggcgtcggcgggggtgCGGACGTGGCCTCCGAACGTGGAGCGGAGCGCCAGCAGCGTCGCGCTGCCCGTGTCGCTGCGGATGCTGAAGcggaagaagcagcagcggcaggtggcgccgccgccgcggccgcagtCGATGTGGGACGAGCGGCTGCTGGGCAGCTCCGCAGGGGAGTCGGTGGGGCGCGCCTTCTCGTCGATGGTGCTCATCGTGCGGGAGCTGCAGAGCTTCGCGCTGCAGCAGATGCGGGAGTCGCTGCTGTGCGGCGACGACCTGCAGGGCGTCCTGGCGCGCGCCCACGGCGAGATGCACGCCTCGTTCGTCTGGCTCTTCCAGCACATCTTCGCCGGCACCCCGGCGCTCATGCTCTCCCtcatgctcctcctcgccaacTTCACCGTCCACTCCATGGGCCAcagcgtcgccgccgcggccgccgtcccgCCGACTCCGCCCACCGCCTCGGCTGCTGCCACACTGGTCGACTACACCGAGGCATCCAACCCGCGGTTCGATGCGGCTTCGGTCAGGACGTTTTCCGTTGGTCGGACTGCCTCGGTCGATGGGGGTAGCGGAGGCGGTGGCAAGGTTCGTCCCGTCGCGGGCGCTCAGGGCGATGACCGGTGGGACGATTCCCACCATAGCCTTAGCCGTGTCGCGCCGCAGCAACCGGCGCCTCTGGCGGGGACGGGCGCGGAGAAGATCCTGCCCGAGGATGAGCAGGCCATTTGGGAGAGGATGGTGGCCGAGGCTTCACGCATGCAGGCCAACGCGGAGTTGACGGATCCAGACTTGTTGGGCAACCTCGTCGCGCCGGTGGAGGCAGAGATGGAGACGGAGGACCTCGCCGAGTTCGCGCGGACGGAGCAGCGGTACGAGCTGGCCGTGTCCGAGGAGCCCTACAACTCGCTCGTGCTCGCCAACTTCGCCCAATTTCTCTACCTCACACGGAAGGATCACAGGCG GGCGGAGCACTACTTCGAGAGGGCGGTGCAGGCGGAGCCGACGGACGCGGAGGCGCGGAGCCGATACGCGACGTTCCTGTGGAAGGCGCGGGACGAcgtcgaggcggcggaggagaactACCTGGAGGCCATCGCGGCCGACCCCGGCAACGCGCACTACGCTGCTGCCTACGCGAATTTCCTCTGGAACACCGGAGGCGACGAGACATGCTACCCCCTCGACTGA